The Leadbettera azotonutricia ZAS-9 genome has a window encoding:
- the dnaE gene encoding DNA polymerase III subunit alpha, protein MTDFVHLHVHSDFSLLDGAASVEGLAKKAASLEMKHLAITDHGNMFGVLKFVNACLGDKDHPLKNREAVHPIIGCEFYMAPGSRHERKGSENGNKYYHLVLLSTCEEGYRNLMKLSSLSYTEGFYYKPRIDRELLEKYHKGLICLSACLAGEIPSLIMNGQLKEAEKSARWFASLMGEDNFYLELQDHGIEAQRQVNPIVAGIARRTGIPLVATNDIHYLERADSVVQDILLCIGTNSKRGDERRMRFEGEEFYFKTGDEMAALFPEYPEAIANTVRIAERCKTEIPTPGPLLPDFEIPAGFSNADEYLRHLTMDGLEKRYPGRMAEVIERAEYELGVIIKMGFPGYFLIVADFINWAKERNIPVGPGRGSGAGSIVAYALRITNNDPLKYNLLFERFLNPERISMPDFDVDFTSEGRADVIEYVTQKYGKEKVGQIITFGTLKAKAAIKDVARALDISIDESNMITKLIPDKNPEDPQKDVTLKVAFAYEPRLRELEQDPRYQELFAMARKLEGKNRNSSIHASGVVIGKTDLTDYVPLYMDKDGAVASQYTMDLIEPQGLVKMDFLGLKTLDLIDHSVKLIHRRGGKDAAFDIEKISETGTAESDAVFKMLGEGRSYGIFQFESEGMQKTLKDAKPASIKELTALNALYRPGPMEYIQQFIAAKWGRTPIVYPDPSLESILKETYGVIVYQEQVMKVAQIIAGYTLGQADILRKAMGKKKRDILDREKVPFIAGAVKQGFTEADADRIFEIMAPFAGYGFNKSHAAAYAVLAYQTAYLKANFPVEFMAANMTNEISSTDKLPLYIDEARRMGITIDPPDINRSDRLFSVVEGRIVYGFLGIKGLGVPSAEEIISCRKNGPYKNFMDFLSRVDIKTVGKKNIEILIQTGAFDCFGVGRATLLGNLEKTVEYTQSIKDDKKFGQVSLFGETGEKDYPDFTFEVFPEMSGGDKLKTEKELIGFYFSGHPMDEYKEVWKRIVKVDLGKPESLPAGNCTLVGLIKNIKPITTSKGAKMAFASIADYNGEIEITFFADAWEKCRDKIAADQVAILRGKIEYQKDKDRHSFLAEDTIDPLNAEAAAKQEETQSLKWNKYRNIWKYAKELDLKILDTRSALKATKGNYTIIGSLKSLRTHTDKKGNEMAFGTLQDERGEIDLVFFARDWKNCKPLAAVDEIAALNGGMDPAADRDPAKPSFKVTSFQDINKLVRAAAKKAAADNTMKNENTITTQEDADQDGRSFLDSESEGTTETDSAASDSAVIARSAFSIREVHVRLRGSAAEKEEALYPLLNYVKENPGSCTLLIHVPAAEGETVIRTATGIVASASMDVLAHCSAVAEAWSV, encoded by the coding sequence ATGACAGATTTTGTTCATCTGCATGTCCATTCTGACTTTTCCCTCCTGGACGGCGCCGCCTCGGTAGAAGGCCTGGCGAAAAAGGCCGCATCCCTGGAGATGAAGCACCTTGCCATTACCGACCACGGCAATATGTTCGGGGTGCTGAAATTCGTGAACGCATGCCTTGGCGACAAGGATCACCCCCTTAAAAACCGGGAAGCGGTGCATCCCATCATAGGCTGCGAATTCTACATGGCCCCAGGCTCCCGGCACGAGCGCAAGGGCAGCGAAAACGGCAACAAATACTACCATCTGGTGCTCCTCTCGACCTGCGAAGAGGGTTACCGGAATTTAATGAAGCTTTCTTCCCTTTCCTATACCGAAGGTTTCTATTATAAGCCCCGGATAGACAGGGAGCTATTGGAGAAATACCATAAGGGGCTCATCTGCCTTTCAGCCTGCCTGGCAGGGGAAATTCCCAGCCTGATTATGAACGGGCAGCTTAAGGAGGCGGAAAAAAGCGCCCGCTGGTTCGCATCCCTTATGGGGGAGGACAATTTTTATCTGGAACTCCAGGATCACGGGATTGAGGCCCAGCGCCAGGTGAACCCCATAGTCGCCGGTATTGCCCGGCGCACCGGCATACCCCTGGTGGCAACCAACGACATCCACTATCTGGAACGGGCGGATTCAGTGGTTCAGGACATACTCCTCTGCATTGGCACCAACTCAAAAAGGGGCGATGAAAGGCGCATGCGCTTTGAAGGGGAAGAGTTTTACTTCAAAACCGGAGACGAAATGGCCGCCCTGTTCCCCGAATACCCCGAGGCCATCGCCAACACGGTGCGGATCGCCGAACGGTGCAAGACCGAGATCCCCACCCCAGGCCCCCTGCTCCCGGATTTCGAAATCCCCGCCGGGTTTTCAAACGCTGATGAATACCTGCGGCATCTCACCATGGACGGGCTGGAAAAACGCTATCCCGGCCGGATGGCAGAGGTTATCGAGCGGGCTGAATACGAGCTTGGGGTAATTATCAAAATGGGTTTCCCCGGCTACTTCCTCATTGTGGCCGACTTTATCAATTGGGCCAAGGAACGCAATATCCCGGTAGGGCCGGGGCGAGGATCCGGCGCAGGGTCCATCGTGGCATATGCCCTGCGGATCACCAACAACGATCCCCTCAAGTACAACCTGCTTTTTGAGCGCTTCCTCAATCCCGAGCGGATCTCCATGCCCGACTTTGATGTGGACTTTACCAGCGAAGGCCGGGCAGATGTAATCGAGTATGTAACCCAAAAATACGGCAAGGAAAAGGTGGGGCAGATTATCACCTTTGGAACCCTCAAAGCCAAGGCAGCCATCAAGGATGTTGCCCGGGCGCTGGATATCAGCATTGACGAATCCAACATGATAACCAAGCTTATCCCGGATAAAAACCCTGAAGATCCCCAAAAGGATGTTACCCTTAAAGTTGCCTTTGCCTACGAACCCAGATTGAGGGAGCTGGAACAGGATCCGCGATACCAGGAACTTTTCGCCATGGCCCGCAAGCTTGAGGGGAAAAACCGCAATTCCAGCATTCACGCATCAGGGGTGGTCATTGGCAAAACTGATTTGACCGACTATGTGCCCCTTTATATGGATAAAGACGGCGCCGTGGCGAGCCAGTACACCATGGATCTGATTGAACCGCAGGGCTTGGTCAAAATGGATTTTCTGGGGCTAAAAACCCTGGACCTTATAGACCATTCGGTGAAGCTCATCCACCGCCGGGGCGGGAAGGACGCAGCCTTCGACATTGAAAAAATCTCCGAGACCGGAACAGCAGAATCTGACGCGGTCTTTAAGATGCTGGGGGAAGGAAGAAGCTATGGGATATTCCAGTTTGAATCCGAGGGGATGCAAAAGACCCTGAAGGACGCAAAGCCTGCCAGTATCAAAGAGCTTACTGCCCTCAATGCCCTCTATAGGCCGGGTCCTATGGAGTATATTCAACAGTTCATCGCCGCGAAATGGGGCCGCACGCCCATTGTGTACCCGGATCCAAGCCTGGAGAGCATCCTGAAGGAAACCTATGGTGTCATAGTCTACCAGGAACAGGTAATGAAGGTAGCCCAGATCATCGCAGGGTACACCCTGGGGCAGGCGGATATACTCCGCAAAGCCATGGGGAAAAAGAAGCGGGACATTCTGGACAGGGAAAAAGTGCCCTTTATTGCCGGGGCTGTAAAACAGGGTTTTACAGAAGCAGACGCGGATCGTATCTTTGAAATCATGGCGCCCTTCGCCGGTTACGGCTTCAACAAAAGCCATGCCGCGGCCTATGCGGTGCTTGCCTACCAGACAGCCTACCTTAAGGCTAATTTCCCGGTGGAATTCATGGCAGCCAACATGACCAATGAAATTTCCAGCACCGACAAACTCCCCCTGTATATCGACGAAGCCCGGCGGATGGGCATCACCATTGACCCCCCTGACATCAACCGTTCGGACCGGCTGTTTTCCGTGGTAGAAGGCCGCATAGTGTATGGCTTTTTGGGCATCAAGGGCCTGGGAGTGCCTTCTGCCGAAGAAATTATCAGTTGCCGGAAAAATGGCCCATACAAGAATTTTATGGACTTCCTCAGCCGGGTTGATATTAAAACTGTGGGCAAAAAAAATATTGAAATCCTCATTCAAACCGGCGCTTTTGACTGTTTTGGGGTTGGCAGAGCCACACTCCTGGGCAACCTCGAAAAAACAGTTGAATATACCCAAAGCATCAAGGATGATAAAAAATTCGGCCAGGTAAGCCTTTTTGGGGAAACCGGGGAAAAAGATTACCCTGATTTTACATTCGAAGTTTTCCCGGAAATGAGCGGCGGCGACAAGCTTAAAACAGAAAAAGAACTAATCGGCTTTTATTTTTCCGGCCACCCCATGGATGAATATAAAGAAGTATGGAAACGCATTGTTAAAGTCGATCTTGGAAAACCCGAAAGCCTTCCCGCCGGAAACTGTACCCTGGTGGGGCTAATAAAAAACATTAAGCCCATTACTACTTCCAAAGGCGCCAAGATGGCCTTTGCATCTATCGCTGACTACAATGGAGAAATTGAAATTACCTTCTTCGCGGACGCATGGGAAAAATGCAGAGACAAGATTGCTGCGGATCAGGTAGCAATACTGCGGGGAAAGATAGAATACCAGAAAGACAAGGATCGCCACAGCTTTTTAGCCGAGGATACCATAGATCCCCTGAACGCCGAGGCCGCTGCCAAACAGGAAGAAACCCAGAGCCTCAAATGGAACAAGTACCGGAACATTTGGAAATATGCAAAAGAACTGGACTTGAAAATCCTCGACACCCGGAGTGCCCTTAAAGCAACAAAGGGGAATTACACCATTATAGGGTCTCTTAAATCCCTCAGGACCCATACAGACAAAAAAGGCAATGAGATGGCCTTTGGAACCCTCCAGGATGAGCGAGGAGAAATTGATTTGGTCTTCTTTGCCCGGGACTGGAAGAACTGCAAACCCCTGGCCGCAGTGGATGAAATAGCTGCCCTTAACGGAGGTATGGACCCCGCAGCTGACAGGGACCCTGCAAAACCCAGCTTCAAAGTTACCAGTTTTCAGGATATCAACAAGCTCGTAAGGGCGGCCGCAAAAAAGGCGGCCGCGGACAATACAATGAAAAATGAAAACACCATAACAACCCAGGAAGATGCGGATCAGGATGGCCGATCTTTCCTGGACAGCGAAAGCGAAGGCACAACCGAGACTGATTCTGCTGCATCTGATTCAGCTGTAATTGCCCGCAGCGCATTTTCAATACGGGAGGTGCACGTGCGGCTCCGAGGTTCTGCTGCCGAAAAGGAGGAAGCCCTCTACCCCCTCCTCAATTATGTGAAAGAAAACCCCGGTAGCTGCACGCTCCTTATCCATGTCCCAGCGGCAGAAGGGGAGACAGTGATACGCACTGCCACGGGGATCGTTGCTTCCGCTTCGATGGATGTCCTGGCACATTGCAGTGCAGTTGCCGAAGCATGGAGCGTATAA